The Desulfatitalea tepidiphila genome window below encodes:
- the infB gene encoding translation initiation factor IF-2, giving the protein MIQTKKRVYELARELNMTNKDLLDTISPLDLGLNSHMSAIDEEIEEKIRHFIQGGPAPELEEKRVKPTVIRRRRKVVAETTDETAPAEAEEAVEAPVEETPESEPVEPVAEEPAEPVEAVTEAPEKVEAVIEEVAEAPAAPAEEQAPAQTPEAPEGETETVTAEEQAPAEETVASAEPSRETETTAKAAAKPKKKKKETAAKIIKLPERPVAPEPEPEVVPEPVPEAPVVVKTEEAAAPPKGERPKKKGKKKAAEEEEGLQDKKFLKKKISFRKKEVVEGADLYDRARPKKGRKGGKVKAQPAAQKTQITTAKAIKRRIRIDDTIVLSDLAKRMGIKAGDMIAKLMAMGVMVTVNQTIDYDTAALVASEFEYEVERAAFEEETILQTTQTDAPETLLPRPPVVTIMGHVDHGKTSLLDVIRKSRVTAGEAGGITQHIGAYLVGTEKGQIAFLDTPGHEAFSAMRSRGAHITDIVILVVAADDGVMPQTVEAINHAKAAKVPIIVAVNKIDKPDANPDRVQRQLSEVGVAPEDWGGDTIFVKVSAKQQTGIDDLMEMILLQAELLELKANPNKLAVGHVVEAKLDSGRGPVATVLVKEGTLRAGDAVVCGVHYGKVRALLDDCGQKVDEAGPSHPVEVIGLSGVPMAGDEMVALKDEKDAKQVSQYRIQKQRSKELAKTSRLSLEKLYERMQEGEVKDLNVIIKADVDGSMEAIRDSLLKLSNEEVNINIIHSATGTITESDISLAAVSEAIIIGFNVRANPKVQEMANEENVDIRYHNIIYNVIKEVKDAIVGMMKSTFEEHAVGHAEVREVFHIPKVGTIAGCYVTDGKIERGQLCRLLRDGVIIYEGKNTSLRRFKDDVKEVQSGYECGIALENYNDIKIGDVIEAYYLEEIKPEVV; this is encoded by the coding sequence ATGATACAAACCAAGAAAAGAGTTTACGAGCTGGCACGCGAGCTCAATATGACCAATAAGGATCTGCTTGATACGATCAGCCCGCTCGATCTTGGCCTCAACTCCCACATGAGCGCAATCGATGAAGAGATAGAGGAAAAGATTCGACATTTCATCCAAGGCGGTCCCGCACCCGAACTTGAAGAAAAGCGCGTCAAGCCCACGGTGATTCGCAGACGCCGCAAAGTCGTCGCCGAAACGACCGACGAAACGGCGCCGGCAGAGGCGGAAGAGGCGGTCGAAGCGCCTGTGGAAGAGACGCCCGAGTCCGAGCCGGTCGAGCCGGTCGCGGAAGAACCGGCGGAGCCGGTGGAAGCGGTCACCGAAGCACCTGAAAAGGTCGAGGCCGTTATCGAAGAAGTCGCGGAAGCGCCTGCGGCACCGGCCGAAGAGCAAGCACCGGCCCAAACCCCCGAAGCGCCGGAAGGAGAAACCGAAACGGTGACGGCCGAGGAGCAGGCACCGGCCGAAGAGACGGTTGCCTCCGCTGAGCCGTCCCGCGAAACGGAGACCACGGCCAAGGCTGCGGCCAAACCCAAGAAAAAGAAAAAAGAGACGGCGGCCAAAATCATCAAGCTGCCCGAACGCCCTGTGGCGCCGGAACCTGAGCCCGAGGTGGTGCCCGAACCGGTTCCCGAAGCACCGGTGGTCGTGAAAACCGAAGAAGCCGCTGCGCCGCCCAAGGGCGAGCGGCCTAAGAAAAAGGGCAAGAAGAAGGCGGCCGAAGAAGAAGAGGGCCTGCAAGACAAAAAGTTCCTGAAAAAGAAAATTTCGTTCCGGAAAAAAGAAGTCGTCGAAGGGGCTGATCTGTACGATCGTGCCAGGCCCAAAAAGGGTCGTAAGGGCGGCAAGGTCAAAGCCCAGCCGGCGGCCCAAAAAACCCAGATCACCACGGCCAAGGCGATCAAGCGCCGCATCCGGATCGACGACACCATCGTCTTGTCGGATCTGGCCAAACGCATGGGGATCAAGGCCGGCGACATGATAGCGAAACTGATGGCCATGGGGGTCATGGTGACGGTCAATCAAACCATCGATTACGACACGGCCGCACTGGTGGCATCCGAATTCGAGTATGAAGTCGAACGCGCCGCCTTCGAGGAGGAAACCATTTTACAGACCACCCAAACCGATGCACCCGAAACCTTGCTGCCGAGACCACCGGTGGTGACCATCATGGGGCATGTCGACCACGGCAAAACATCCCTGCTGGATGTGATTCGCAAGTCCCGTGTCACCGCTGGCGAGGCTGGGGGTATCACCCAACATATCGGCGCTTACCTGGTCGGCACGGAAAAGGGCCAGATCGCCTTTCTGGACACCCCGGGCCATGAGGCGTTTTCGGCCATGCGCTCCCGCGGTGCCCATATCACCGACATCGTCATTCTGGTGGTGGCCGCCGACGACGGCGTCATGCCCCAAACGGTGGAGGCCATCAACCACGCCAAGGCCGCCAAGGTGCCGATCATCGTAGCGGTCAACAAGATAGACAAGCCGGATGCCAATCCGGATCGCGTCCAACGCCAATTGTCCGAAGTGGGAGTTGCCCCCGAGGATTGGGGCGGAGATACCATTTTTGTCAAGGTTTCGGCTAAGCAGCAAACCGGCATCGACGACTTGATGGAGATGATCCTGCTGCAGGCTGAACTGCTGGAACTCAAGGCCAATCCCAACAAGCTGGCCGTGGGGCACGTGGTCGAAGCCAAGCTCGATTCCGGGCGCGGCCCGGTAGCGACCGTTCTCGTTAAGGAGGGAACGTTGCGCGCCGGCGACGCGGTGGTCTGTGGCGTACACTACGGCAAGGTGCGCGCGCTGCTCGATGACTGCGGACAAAAGGTCGATGAAGCCGGACCTTCCCACCCGGTAGAGGTGATCGGCCTGTCTGGAGTGCCCATGGCCGGCGATGAAATGGTGGCCCTCAAGGATGAAAAAGATGCCAAGCAGGTCAGCCAATACCGAATCCAGAAACAGCGTTCCAAAGAACTGGCCAAGACCAGCCGCCTGAGTCTCGAAAAACTCTACGAGCGCATGCAGGAGGGGGAGGTCAAGGACCTGAACGTCATTATCAAGGCCGACGTGGATGGCTCCATGGAGGCGATTCGCGACTCGTTGCTCAAGCTCTCCAACGAAGAGGTGAACATCAACATCATCCACTCGGCCACCGGCACCATTACCGAGTCGGATATCTCTCTGGCGGCGGTTTCTGAGGCCATCATCATCGGCTTCAATGTCCGGGCCAATCCCAAGGTCCAGGAGATGGCCAACGAAGAAAATGTCGACATCCGCTACCACAACATCATCTACAATGTCATCAAAGAGGTCAAAGATGCCATCGTGGGCATGATGAAATCGACCTTCGAAGAGCATGCCGTGGGGCACGCCGAAGTGCGCGAAGTGTTCCACATTCCCAAAGTGGGCACCATCGCCGGCTGCTATGTGACCGATGGCAAAATCGAGAGGGGGCAGCTCTGTCGGCTATTGCGTGACGGTGTCATTATCTATGAAGGCAAAAACACCTCGCTGCGCCGTTTCAAGGACGACGTGAAAGAGGTTCAGAGTGGATATGAATGCGGTATCGCTCTGGAAAATTACAATGACATTAAAATCGGCGATGTGATCGAGGCCTACTATCTGGAGGAGATCAAGCCGGAAGTCGTTTAG
- the rbfA gene encoding 30S ribosome-binding factor RbfA: MRPYTRGDRVGELIKETMAELLQKQISDPRLAGVTITGVKMSRDLRNAKIYFATPQGADTSQAASDGFAKAHGFVKRELAQRLGLRYMPDLKFFYDTTIDYSARIEQLLKAVKKNDANHH, from the coding sequence ATGAGACCATATACGCGCGGCGACCGTGTGGGCGAACTGATCAAGGAGACCATGGCCGAACTGTTGCAAAAACAGATCAGCGATCCGCGCCTGGCCGGCGTCACCATCACGGGCGTGAAGATGAGCCGCGACCTGCGTAACGCCAAGATCTATTTTGCCACCCCCCAAGGGGCGGACACGAGCCAGGCTGCATCGGACGGCTTTGCAAAGGCCCATGGATTTGTCAAGCGCGAGCTTGCCCAACGCCTGGGTTTGCGATATATGCCGGACCTTAAATTTTTTTACGATACAACCATTGACTACAGTGCCCGCATCGAGCAGTTGTTAAAAGCGGTGAAAAAAAATGATGCAAACCATCATTAA
- a CDS encoding DUF503 domain-containing protein, protein MAKKSSAQAHMVVGIGVLTFRLHECRSLKTKRGIVKAIIHQVRNQFNASVAEVGANDIHQRAQIGFALAGADHQVINAKIDKLLDFVEELGLAEMIDSEMEIIHL, encoded by the coding sequence ATGGCTAAAAAATCCTCTGCCCAGGCGCATATGGTGGTGGGCATCGGCGTGCTCACCTTCCGGCTGCACGAGTGCCGCTCATTGAAAACCAAGCGGGGCATCGTCAAGGCGATTATTCATCAGGTGCGCAACCAGTTTAACGCCTCGGTGGCCGAGGTGGGGGCCAACGACATTCATCAGCGCGCCCAGATCGGATTCGCACTGGCCGGCGCGGATCACCAGGTGATCAACGCCAAGATCGACAAGCTCCTCGATTTCGTCGAGGAGCTGGGACTGGCCGAAATGATCGACAGCGAGATGGAAATTATCCATCTGTAA
- a CDS encoding MerR family transcriptional regulator, with product MNAPTENPPDIPDKLFFRIGEVSRIAQVPPSVLRFWENEFPRIKPQRTDAGQRLYRRSDVELILWIKHLLYERKFTIKGARQHLKKGRSDAAVAPDKDTVIKELYAELKAIRDMLG from the coding sequence ATGAATGCACCGACAGAAAACCCGCCCGACATTCCGGACAAGCTTTTTTTCCGCATCGGCGAAGTGAGCCGCATTGCCCAGGTTCCACCGAGCGTGCTGCGATTCTGGGAAAATGAGTTTCCGCGCATCAAACCGCAGCGCACCGATGCCGGGCAAAGGCTCTACCGCCGCAGCGACGTCGAATTGATCCTATGGATCAAACACTTGCTTTACGAGCGCAAGTTTACGATAAAAGGCGCCCGCCAGCATCTCAAAAAAGGCCGCTCCGATGCCGCCGTGGCCCCCGATAAGGATACCGTCATCAAAGAGCTGTACGCTGAATTGAAAGCGATCAGGGACATGCTTGGATAG
- the rimP gene encoding ribosome maturation factor RimP, whose amino-acid sequence MVAGNDDSALSVVGITGNPIVGRVWQVAEPLCQSEGVELVHVEYQREPGGRTLRVYLDKPGGITLDDCARISRQLGDLLDVALDVEESYHMEVSSPGISRPLGRLSDFERYRGHRVKIRIARALNGQKNFTGTLEGIDGTMVRLKINDQNRDIVFADIVKAHLL is encoded by the coding sequence ATGGTGGCCGGTAACGACGATAGTGCGCTTTCCGTGGTCGGAATCACGGGCAATCCGATCGTCGGTCGGGTCTGGCAGGTGGCCGAACCACTGTGCCAAAGCGAGGGCGTAGAGCTGGTGCACGTGGAGTACCAACGCGAACCGGGTGGCCGTACGCTGCGTGTCTACCTGGACAAGCCCGGTGGTATCACCCTCGACGATTGTGCCCGCATCAGTCGTCAGTTGGGGGATCTGCTGGACGTTGCCCTGGACGTGGAGGAGTCGTATCACATGGAGGTCTCCTCTCCGGGGATATCGCGCCCCTTGGGCCGGTTAAGCGACTTCGAACGGTATCGCGGACACCGGGTGAAAATTAGAATTGCAAGGGCTTTGAACGGTCAAAAAAATTTCACCGGAACGTTGGAAGGTATTGATGGAACGATGGTTCGCCTCAAAATCAACGATCAGAACAGGGACATCGTTTTTGCAGATATCGTCAAGGCGCATCTTTTATAA
- the rpsO gene encoding 30S ribosomal protein S15 has product MVFTTEDKKQLIEQYKLHDTDTGSPEVQIGLLTHRISYLTEHLKIHKKDHHSRRGLLMLVGRRRRLLNYVKKNDVQRYRTIIDTLGLRR; this is encoded by the coding sequence GTGGTATTCACAACAGAGGATAAAAAGCAGCTGATTGAGCAATATAAACTGCATGACACCGACACCGGTAGCCCGGAAGTTCAAATCGGGTTGCTCACCCATCGGATTTCTTATCTCACCGAGCACCTGAAAATTCACAAGAAAGATCATCATTCACGCCGCGGGTTGTTGATGTTGGTGGGCCGCCGTCGTCGCTTGCTCAACTACGTCAAAAAGAACGATGTGCAACGCTATCGCACGATTATCGACACATTAGGACTTCGCCGATAG
- the nusA gene encoding transcription termination factor NusA, producing MLIADIKRVVEQVSRDKGIDRQILIQALEEALRSAARKKYGAKIDIEANYNEETGEIEVFQFKEVVEKIDEPDLQLTLEEGRRLDPDCEVGDSLGTKMDASTFGRIAAQSAKQVIIQKLKDAERDAVYSSFIDRKGEIINGIVQRFDRGDIIVNLGATEAVVPVREQVPRESYRRGDRIRALILDVLYETRGPQIVLTRTHPEFLVMLFKTEVPEIAEGIVDIKGAAREPGSRAKIAVSSQDSDIDPVGACVGMKGSRVQNVVQELRGEKIDIIPWHVDAAKFVCNALAPAEISRVIIDEENRSMEVIVPDEFLSVAIGKRGQNVRLASKLTGWHLDVNSETQYNQAMQSGYDSLVQVDGVGVSMADALFEKGYYSAEELAAADIDDLVQIRGIGEEKARQLIANAQEALKKAKKVKAQAADAPQTPTASESGSEDAETQADTEPSADEADPPDAAQESAQGDTDETDVPPQN from the coding sequence ATGTTGATAGCAGACATTAAACGCGTTGTCGAACAAGTGAGCCGCGACAAAGGCATCGACCGCCAGATTCTCATCCAGGCGTTGGAGGAAGCCTTACGCTCCGCGGCCAGAAAAAAATATGGCGCTAAAATCGATATTGAAGCCAACTACAACGAAGAAACCGGTGAAATTGAAGTCTTTCAGTTCAAAGAGGTCGTGGAGAAGATCGATGAGCCGGACCTGCAACTGACCCTCGAAGAGGGGCGCCGCCTCGATCCCGATTGTGAAGTCGGCGACAGCCTGGGAACCAAAATGGATGCCAGCACATTCGGCCGCATCGCCGCCCAATCGGCCAAGCAGGTGATCATCCAAAAACTCAAGGACGCCGAACGCGACGCCGTCTATTCCAGCTTCATCGATCGTAAGGGCGAAATCATCAACGGTATCGTTCAGCGATTCGATCGCGGCGACATCATCGTCAACCTGGGGGCCACCGAAGCGGTCGTGCCGGTGCGCGAACAAGTGCCTCGCGAAAGCTACCGCAGGGGTGACCGGATTCGGGCCCTGATTTTGGATGTACTGTATGAAACCCGTGGGCCCCAGATCGTCTTGACCCGGACCCATCCGGAATTTCTGGTGATGCTGTTCAAGACCGAGGTGCCGGAAATCGCCGAGGGCATCGTCGACATTAAAGGGGCCGCGCGGGAGCCGGGCAGCCGTGCCAAAATCGCCGTGTCGTCGCAGGATTCGGATATCGATCCGGTCGGCGCCTGTGTGGGCATGAAGGGCAGCCGGGTTCAAAACGTCGTCCAGGAACTGCGGGGTGAAAAAATCGATATCATCCCATGGCACGTCGATGCGGCCAAGTTTGTCTGCAATGCCCTGGCACCGGCCGAAATCTCCAGGGTGATCATCGACGAGGAAAATCGCTCCATGGAAGTGATCGTACCCGACGAATTTCTTTCGGTGGCTATCGGCAAAAGAGGTCAAAACGTGCGCCTGGCCTCCAAATTGACCGGTTGGCATCTGGACGTCAACAGTGAAACCCAGTACAACCAAGCCATGCAGAGTGGTTACGATTCCCTCGTTCAGGTGGACGGTGTCGGGGTGAGCATGGCCGATGCGCTGTTTGAAAAAGGATATTACTCCGCAGAGGAGTTGGCTGCGGCCGATATCGACGATCTCGTGCAGATTCGCGGCATCGGTGAGGAAAAGGCCAGACAACTGATCGCCAATGCCCAGGAGGCCCTCAAAAAGGCCAAAAAGGTCAAGGCCCAGGCCGCCGACGCGCCCCAAACGCCCACGGCATCGGAATCGGGCAGCGAGGATGCGGAAACACAGGCAGATACCGAACCGTCGGCCGATGAGGCCGATCCACCTGATGCGGCACAGGAATCCGCACAGGGGGATACGGATGAAACTGACGTGCCGCCCCAAAATTAG
- the truB gene encoding tRNA pseudouridine(55) synthase TruB, protein MGHTGTLDPFATGVLICCINQATRLARFFLHGGKRYEAVMRLGSTTDTQDATGRIVATAPLPDLDESSLASVFRGLEGPQWQHPPVFAALKHQGTPLYKLARRGKPVQKPPRQVTISTLRILQVALPDVRFEVACSAGTYVRTLCHDIGQTLGCGGHLAELRRTESSGFGLDQAVTLDRLGELDPWQVLIPMAEALKGMPSVTADDQMIAHMEQGRPLKPEWFKERDPMGSPADTLMIVDRANTLRALIEWSPEDGTYVYGCVFK, encoded by the coding sequence GTGGGGCATACCGGAACGCTGGACCCCTTCGCCACCGGCGTACTGATATGTTGTATCAATCAAGCCACCCGCTTGGCGCGCTTCTTTTTGCACGGTGGAAAACGGTACGAGGCCGTCATGCGGCTGGGTTCGACGACCGACACCCAGGATGCCACGGGCCGTATCGTCGCCACGGCGCCCCTGCCCGATCTGGATGAATCGTCTCTGGCGTCGGTGTTTCGGGGTTTGGAAGGGCCACAATGGCAGCATCCACCGGTGTTCGCGGCCCTTAAGCACCAAGGCACGCCGTTGTACAAGCTGGCCCGTCGTGGCAAACCGGTCCAAAAGCCGCCCCGTCAGGTCACCATTTCGACCCTGCGCATCCTGCAGGTCGCGTTGCCCGATGTCCGTTTTGAGGTGGCCTGTTCCGCCGGCACCTATGTGCGCACCTTATGCCACGACATCGGCCAGACGTTGGGATGCGGTGGCCATTTGGCCGAGCTGCGCCGTACGGAAAGCAGCGGCTTCGGTCTCGATCAGGCCGTAACGCTCGACCGACTCGGGGAGCTCGACCCATGGCAGGTGCTGATCCCCATGGCCGAGGCATTGAAAGGCATGCCGTCCGTGACGGCCGATGACCAGATGATCGCCCATATGGAACAGGGCCGCCCGCTCAAGCCCGAATGGTTCAAGGAGCGCGACCCCATGGGCTCACCGGCCGACACCCTGATGATCGTTGATCGGGCCAACACGTTAAGGGCGCTGATCGAGTGGTCCCCGGAAGACGGCACCTACGTTTATGGTTGTGTTTTTAAATAA
- a CDS encoding polyribonucleotide nucleotidyltransferase: MEINVKTDVGGKPLTIQSGKVAKQADGAVVVQYGDTIVLVTAVAANDERPADFLPLSVEYQEKIYAAGRIPGNYFRREIGRPSEKETLTARLIDRPIRPLFPKKWRYETQVIATVLSMDQENDPDVLAVVGASAALTISDIHFDGPIACVRVGRIDGQFVANPTLSQIESSDINLVVAGSKTGVVMVEGGAQIITEDDMLEALFFGHEALKPIIDIQEELRAALGKAKRPFAPPATDEALAAQLEAIASERIRQALDIHDKMARHSAMRALKAEIVDGLGDAYTERRAECMEILGDLLKKISRQMILKEGLRIGGRKFDEIRPITCEVGLLPRPHGSALFTRGETQVLGVLTLGSGPDEQRVETLSGEEMRPFMLHYNFPPYSVGEVKRVGGPSRRDIGHGGLSTRAIEKILPDRENFDYTIRLVSEVLESNGSSSMGTVCAGTMALMDGGVPIKAPVSGIAMGLVKEGDQVVILSDILGDEDHTGDMDFKVTGTREGITALQMDIKIKELSRDIMQRALAQARAGRLHILDKMLEAIGQPRQDISQYAPKILTIKINPDKIRDLIGPGGKVVRAIQAETNTRIEIDDSGLVKIAATNEAEGKLALEQVQAIAMEPEEGAIYEGKVVKTTDFGAFVQLAPGTDGLVHISQLANRRVAKVTDVVKEGDIVRVKVLEVSQDGRIRLSLKAALEEEKNQGGQ; encoded by the coding sequence ATGGAAATAAATGTAAAAACCGATGTTGGGGGAAAGCCGCTCACGATCCAATCCGGGAAAGTGGCCAAGCAGGCCGACGGCGCGGTCGTCGTCCAATACGGTGACACCATCGTACTGGTCACGGCCGTGGCCGCCAACGACGAACGGCCGGCCGACTTTCTACCCCTTTCGGTTGAGTATCAGGAAAAAATTTACGCCGCCGGCCGAATCCCCGGCAACTATTTCAGGCGTGAAATCGGACGCCCCAGTGAAAAAGAGACGCTCACCGCACGATTGATCGACCGACCGATCCGGCCGCTGTTCCCTAAAAAATGGCGCTATGAAACCCAGGTGATCGCCACGGTGCTTTCCATGGACCAGGAGAACGATCCGGACGTCCTGGCCGTGGTCGGTGCCTCGGCGGCCCTGACCATTTCCGACATCCACTTCGACGGCCCCATTGCCTGTGTCCGCGTGGGACGCATCGATGGCCAATTCGTCGCCAATCCGACGCTGAGCCAGATCGAATCCTCGGATATCAACCTCGTCGTGGCCGGATCCAAGACCGGTGTGGTCATGGTGGAGGGCGGCGCACAGATCATCACCGAGGACGATATGCTCGAGGCGCTGTTCTTCGGCCACGAAGCCCTGAAACCGATTATCGACATCCAGGAAGAGCTTCGGGCCGCTTTAGGCAAAGCCAAGCGCCCCTTCGCGCCACCGGCAACGGACGAGGCCCTGGCCGCCCAATTGGAGGCGATCGCCAGCGAACGCATTCGTCAAGCGCTGGATATCCATGACAAAATGGCGCGACACAGCGCCATGCGCGCACTGAAGGCGGAGATTGTCGATGGCCTGGGAGACGCCTACACCGAGCGCCGCGCCGAATGCATGGAAATTTTGGGAGATCTGCTCAAAAAAATCTCACGACAGATGATCCTCAAGGAGGGACTGCGTATCGGAGGACGCAAGTTTGATGAAATCCGCCCGATCACCTGTGAAGTCGGGCTGCTTCCCCGTCCCCACGGCAGCGCCCTTTTTACGCGAGGCGAGACCCAGGTACTCGGCGTGCTCACTTTAGGATCGGGCCCGGATGAGCAGCGCGTGGAAACCCTCAGCGGAGAAGAGATGCGCCCCTTCATGCTGCATTACAACTTTCCACCTTACTCGGTGGGCGAAGTCAAACGCGTCGGGGGCCCCAGCCGCCGCGATATCGGTCACGGTGGCTTGTCCACCCGCGCCATCGAAAAGATCCTGCCGGATCGGGAAAATTTCGATTACACGATCCGGTTGGTCTCCGAGGTACTGGAATCCAACGGCTCCTCATCCATGGGCACCGTTTGCGCCGGGACCATGGCGCTGATGGACGGCGGCGTACCGATCAAGGCGCCGGTTTCGGGAATTGCCATGGGCCTGGTCAAGGAGGGAGATCAAGTGGTGATTCTCTCCGATATCCTGGGCGACGAAGACCACACCGGCGACATGGATTTCAAGGTCACCGGCACCCGGGAAGGTATCACTGCGCTTCAGATGGACATCAAGATCAAGGAGCTGTCCCGGGACATCATGCAGAGGGCCCTGGCCCAGGCACGCGCCGGAAGGCTGCATATTCTCGACAAAATGCTCGAAGCCATCGGCCAGCCCCGACAGGACATTTCTCAATACGCCCCCAAAATCTTGACGATCAAGATCAACCCCGACAAGATCCGCGACCTCATCGGTCCGGGCGGCAAGGTGGTCCGCGCCATTCAGGCCGAAACCAACACCCGCATCGAAATCGATGACAGCGGTCTGGTCAAAATTGCAGCCACCAACGAGGCCGAGGGGAAACTGGCCCTGGAGCAGGTGCAGGCCATCGCCATGGAGCCCGAAGAAGGGGCCATTTATGAAGGCAAGGTCGTCAAGACCACCGATTTCGGAGCCTTCGTGCAATTGGCGCCGGGCACCGACGGATTGGTCCACATCTCCCAGTTGGCCAACCGGCGGGTGGCCAAAGTCACCGATGTGGTCAAGGAAGGCGACATCGTCCGCGTCAAGGTCCTGGAGGTGTCCCAGGACGGCCGCATCCGGCTCAGTCTGAAGGCGGCCCTGGAAGAGGAAAAGAACCAAGGTGGTCAATAA
- a CDS encoding DHH family phosphoesterase, whose product MMQTIINQLKRHQTFMLASHIHPDGDAIGSVLALGLALKAMGKKVQLFNPSPIPMVYRFLPSVQEIKQTLDPDARFDVALVLDCGDIDRIGAEAVAICKKCLVINIDHHITNTRFGDLQFIDVNACATAEILYHLIQKLPVPIDCAMATAIYTGILTDTGSFRFSNTNRSAFAICEKMIGLGADPYQVAQHVYGTYSLGRIKLLNLALDSLEISPNGKLSVMTLSQRMLRETGTQAEDIDGIINYARRIEDVKVAALIHELCDNGAATRGKARYHVSLRSDSGVDVAKIAAQFGGGGHAEAAGFSIDSTLTDLKKQLMQLSEAFSDACEAV is encoded by the coding sequence ATGATGCAAACCATCATTAATCAACTCAAGCGACACCAGACCTTCATGCTGGCCTCCCACATCCACCCGGATGGAGATGCCATCGGATCGGTGCTGGCCCTCGGATTGGCGCTAAAAGCCATGGGCAAAAAGGTCCAACTGTTCAACCCGAGCCCCATCCCCATGGTCTATCGCTTCCTGCCTTCGGTGCAGGAGATCAAACAGACCCTGGACCCGGACGCCCGATTCGACGTGGCCCTGGTCCTCGATTGCGGCGATATCGATCGCATCGGTGCCGAAGCGGTCGCCATATGTAAAAAATGTTTGGTCATCAACATCGACCACCACATCACCAACACCCGTTTCGGCGATCTTCAGTTCATCGATGTCAATGCCTGCGCCACTGCCGAGATCCTCTATCATTTGATCCAGAAGCTGCCGGTGCCGATCGATTGCGCCATGGCGACCGCCATCTACACCGGCATTTTGACCGATACCGGCTCGTTTCGTTTTTCCAACACCAACCGGTCGGCATTCGCCATCTGCGAAAAGATGATCGGCCTGGGGGCGGATCCTTACCAGGTCGCCCAACACGTATACGGCACCTATTCGCTGGGCCGGATCAAACTGCTCAACCTGGCCTTGGATTCGCTGGAGATTTCACCCAATGGAAAACTGTCCGTCATGACGCTCAGCCAACGCATGCTGCGCGAAACTGGCACACAGGCCGAAGATATCGATGGCATCATCAACTATGCCCGCCGCATTGAGGATGTCAAAGTGGCCGCGCTGATTCATGAGTTGTGCGACAATGGCGCCGCCACCCGGGGCAAAGCGCGATACCACGTGAGCCTGCGCTCGGACAGCGGTGTCGATGTGGCTAAAATCGCCGCCCAATTCGGCGGCGGCGGGCATGCCGAGGCGGCAGGATTCAGTATCGACAGCACCCTGACCGACCTCAAAAAGCAGCTCATGCAACTTTCCGAAGCCTTCAGCGACGCATGCGAAGCGGTCTGA